A single region of the Podospora pseudopauciseta strain CBS 411.78 chromosome 1, whole genome shotgun sequence genome encodes:
- a CDS encoding hypothetical protein (COG:S; EggNog:ENOG503NY19) — protein MVSVASLLNPEPPRAPLPRSRPSQFASPSARPAVAFTSGPSPDRPGTRTANMQDDPRPARHAVRGMINYPPFEDLDAASLHEVHRFHVSDLREIQSNCRRIPYHSQKKDFYQKTGRESFEVFEYSFRLPRDSRLRSDNTYTVMWDYNVGLVRMTPFFKCLEYGKTTPAKMLNQNPGLKDITHSITGGSIIAQGYWMPYSCAKAVCATFCYQIAGALIPLFGPSFPSECIREGMPGYKHMVIDPDIIAKARLEARRLLHLPTPRSGPLLSPRMSRSVSPRPCPRPPRLAAEPYSNRIDYDRPMPLSPHSNADHEFYAGSPDIYSRNTPTEFMSGGYGTGIRPPPMNTPTRWIPVNLPRPYSSYRSDPSTEREQRRPQHQHHQYPQPWTRNNIEDKSYGSRANPWLSAVPRIPSPYPQRAVRSPTIQNTTARPYERPTHTLPPIRSLYQSLGANKRTFDQIERPTSSHSTPATDQRPDISPYPKLRGLPPASRSLSPSMQSVRPASEEDAALTLMRLCEKTSKQEEKQERVQRQDDAIPESSGVGPKGESNTISSSLVTNIGSPTCSSGGQTRVWSEDADLKMEHASTPSSPHAGDANVTSTPNSLATRSVSSSSDADDEDNDDCNDDVSPRRRGASKRRRVLS, from the exons ATGGTATCAGTAGCCTCTCTTCTTAACCCGGAGCCTCCTCGGGCTCCGTTGCCACGTTCTCGACCCAGTCAATTCGCTTCACCTTCAGCTCGTCCAGCTGTCGCCTTTACATCAGGACCATCACCCGACAGGCCAGGGACCAGGACAGCAAACATGCAAGACGATCCCAGACCAGCTCGACATGCAGTCAGAGGCATGATCAACTATCCACCGTTCGAGGACCTGGATGCAGCCTCGCTCCACGAGGTCCACAGGTTCCATGTGTCAGATCTGCGGGAGATTCAGAGCAACTGCCGCCGGATTCCTTACCACAGCCAAAAGAAAGACTTCTATCAGAAGACCGGGCGAGAAAGCTTCGAAG TTTTCGAGTACTCTTTTAGACTTCCCAGGGACAGTCGCCTTCGATCAGACAACACTTACACCGTCATGTGGGATTACAATGTTGGCCTCGTGCGCATGACTCCATTCTTCAAGTGTCTTGAATACGGGAAG ACTACTCCTGCGAAAATGCTCAACCAGAACCCGGGGCTCAAGGACATTACGCACAGCATCACTGGGGGATCTATTATCGCCCAAG GCTACTGGATGCCATACTCCTGTGCCAAGGCTGTCTGTGCAACATTCTGTTACCAGATTGCAGGTGCCTTGATTCCCCTATTCGGCCCAAGTTTCCCCTCGGAGTGCATTCGGGAAGGTATGCCTGGCTACAAACACATGGTCATCGATCCCGACATCATTGCCAAAGCTAGGCTGGAGGCAAGGCGACTGCTACATCTTCCAACACCACGCAGTGGCCCTCTACTCAGTCCACGCATGTCTCGCAGCGTCAGTCCTCGACCATGTCCACGACCGCCCCGGCTGGCCGCTGAGCCCTACAGCAACCGGATAGACTACGATCGACCGATGCCTTTGAGTCCGCATAGTAACGCAGACCACGAATTCTATGCTGGATCGCCTGATATCTACAGTCGTAATACACCCACCGAGTTCATGTCCGGCGGATATGGGACTGGTATCCGTCCACCACCAATGAACACTCCAACAAGATGGATTCCAGTAAACCTTCCACGGCCGTATTCATCGTATCGCTCTGATCCATCTACTGAACGGGAGCAGCGTCGCCCgcagcatcaacaccatcaataTCCGCAACCGTGGACAAGGAACAACATTGAAGACAAGTCCTACGGATCTCGAGCCAATCCATGGCTCTCGGCAGTTCCACGTATTCCATCACCATACCCTCAACGCGCCGTACGGTCCCCCACCATTCAAAATACTACTGCACGACCATACGAGCGTCCCACGCATACGCTACCACCCATTCGAAGTCTCTATCAAAGCCTTGGTGCGAATAAACGGACATTTGATCAGATCGAGCGGCCTACAAGCAGTCACTCCACGCCCGCAACTGACCAAAGACCGGATATTAGTCCTTACCCCAAACTCCGTGGTCTTCCTCCCGCCTCGCGATCCCTAAGCCCGAGTATGCAATCAGTTAGGCCGGCttcggaggaggatgctgcGCTAACACTGATGCGACTTTGCGAAAAAACGagcaagcaggaggagaaacAGGAGCGAGTGCAGAGACAAGATGATGCCATTCCGGAGAGTTCAGGTGTGGGACCAAAAGGCGAGAGCAATACTATTTCCAGCAGCCTGGTAACGAATATCGGCAGTCCTACgtgcagcagcggcggccaGACAAGGGTATGGAGCGAGGATGCTGATTTGAAGATGGAGCACGCCAGCACACCGTCATCTCCACATGCTGGTGACGCCAATGTGACTTCCACACCCAATTCACTGGCCACCAGGTCcgtgtcctcctcctctgacGCCGACGATGAAGACAATGATGATTGCAACGACGATGTAAGTCCCAGGCGCAGGGGAGCgtcaaagaggaggagggttctGAGCTGA
- the CNS1 gene encoding HSP70/90 co-chaperone (EggNog:ENOG503NXDW; COG:O), with protein MDNLANDTRDLKLDDNNVPIGPAPPPAGADLSTMFPGLPAGYKVNTGMTLEETIADLNKHPLFMTELDDAEENEELAALQSLAYDGTPLENGLNFKEQGNECFKAKKWADAKEFYGKGVQILQAEEFRRSKGIKKKVQKQQEVAMRSEEEQKAFEEREKKRLAENDGSGVVKEDEKTATKEEYEEVEDDPEETQKERTLLEQLYVNRAACHLELKNYRSCTLDCAAALRLNPKNVKAFYRSAKALLAVNKIVESDDACARGLEIDSSNAALQQLAKEIIAKNETVTAHKKAEEKRAADARRKEVLMKAALEARNIKTRSTGKPPDMEDAHVQLVPDPLDPQSSLSVPTMLLYPADYESDFIKAFNETESLEQHFGYVFPLPWDRENKYTANNVECYVETVSGGLAKVGKKVSLLKVLSSGNVEIVDDLLKIFVVPKGKAEGWVKDWKEKKLGRK; from the coding sequence ATGGATAATCTCGCCAACGACACCAGAGACCTCAAGCTGGATGACAACAATGTCCCAATCGgccctgcccctcccccggcaGGAGCCGACCTCTCCACCATGTTCCCCGGCCTGCCAGCCGGTTACAAGGTCAACACAGGGATGACGCTCGAGGAGACGATCGCCGACTTGAACAAACACCCGCTGTTCATGACCGAGCTGGACGACGCTGAAGAGAACGAGGAGCTTGCCGCTTTGCAGTCTCTTGCCTATGACGGCACGCCTTTGGAAAACGGCCTCAACTTCAAGGAGCAGGGGAATGAGTGCTTCAAGGCTAAGAAGTGGGCTGATGCGAAGGAGTTTTACGGGAAGGGAGTCCAGATCTTGCAGGCGGAGGAGTTTAGACGGAGTAAGGGGATCAAGAAAAAGGTTcagaagcagcaggaggtggcgatgaggagcgaggaggagcagaaggcttttgaggagagggagaagaagaggttggcggAGAATGATGGGTCGGGGGTTGtcaaggaggatgagaagacAGCGACGAAAGAGGAGTAtgaagaggtggaggatgaccCCGAAGAAACGCAAAAGGAGAGGACGCTGTTGGAGCAGTTGTACGTCAACCGGGCGGCTTGTCATTTGGAGCTGAAGAACTACCGGTCTTGCACGTTGGACTGCGCGGCTGCGTTGAGGCTGAATCCGAAGAACGTCAAGGCCTTTTACCGGTCTGCAAAGGCGCTGTTGGCGGTGAACAAGATCGTCGAGTCGGATGATGCTTGCGCGAGGGGGTTAGAGATTGACTCTTCGAACGCGGCGCTACAGCAGCTGGCCAAGGAGATCATCGCCAAGAACGAGACAGTGACGGCGcacaagaaggccgaggagaaaaggGCGGCTGATGCCAGGAGAAAGGAGGTGCTGATGAAAGCAGCACTGGAGGCTAGAAACATCAAGACGAGGTCGACCGGGAAGCCGCCTGACATGGAGGACGCGCATGTCCAGCTTGTTCCCGACCCGCTGGATCCCCAGAGTTCCCTTTCGGTGCCGACGATGCTGCTGTATCCTGCCGACTATGAGAGCGATTTCATCAAGGCGTTTAACGAGACAGAGAGCTTGGAGCAGCATTTTGGGTATGTGTTCCCTCTGCCATGGGACAGAGAAAACAAATACACGGCGAACAATGTCGAGTGCTACGTTGAGACAGTCAGTGGAGGGTTGGCAAAGGTGGGCAAGAAAGTATCACTGCTCAAAGTGTTGAGCAGTGGCAACGTGGAGATTGTGGATGATCTACTCAAGATTTTCGTGGTGCCCAAGGGGAAGGCAGAGGGCTGGGTGAAGGactggaaggagaagaagcttggGAGGAAGTAG
- a CDS encoding hypothetical protein (EggNog:ENOG503NYFE; COG:S) codes for MTLKTPSRRDPEKFPAFQLFILAIVRLAEPIALTSIFPYAWALIKRYQIGNEEDASFYAGLLISSFALAEALMGMYWGGLSDRIGRKPVLLLGCVGTMFSMIMVGFAYNIWIALAGRVIGGLLNGNIAVIQTMVGELVTKPEHEPKAYSIMPFVWSVGTIIGPMIGGLFADPHESYPHLFPTGSLFQRFPYLLPNLICAALLLVSIMMGYFLLEETHPDMQPRISLPDHTFLSENTPLIETSDAIKRPAVDMRDENYGTMRDRDIKEPKDIEKQHTNIFSKRIMAVVVSLSIFTYHSMTYDHLMPIFFEDDRVPIHALFGKVNPLYSPGGLGLSLQAVGMILAVQGIIALVVQAVIFPPLAERIGVHRLFIIVTVLHPIAYMIVPGLLYVPDQLLYPAIYFCLGVRNFLSIILYPLLLILIKEATPSPSVLGKVNGLAASAGAACRMIAPPVAGYLYAMGKRVDCTALAWWGSALVAVFGAVQCFSVKRYPARNTEEEERFEP; via the exons ATGACACTGAAGACACCGAGTCGCCGCGACCCGGAGAAGTTCCCTGCTTTTCAGCTTTTCATTCTCG CAATTGTCCGCCTTGCCGAGCCAATTGCACTCACCTCGATTTTCCCTTATGCTTGGGCCTTGATCAAACGGTATCAGATTGGAAATGAAGAAGATGCTTCATTCTATGCTGGCCTCCTCATCTCGTCCTTCGCTCTTGCGGAGGCCTTGATGGGTATGTATTGGGGAGGGCTCTCGGACCGCATTGGGCGAAAGCCCGTGTTGTTACTGGGATGCGTGGGAACCATGTTTAGCATGATCATGGTGGGCTTTGCTTACAACATTTGGATCGCCTTGGCTGGGCGAGTCATCGGTGGGCTTTTGAACGGCAATATTGCCGTCATCCAGACCATGGTTGGCGAGCTGGTGACAAAGCCTGAGCACGAGCCGAAGGCATACTCTATCA TGCCGTTTGTTTGGAGTGTCGGTACGATCATTGGACCCATGatagggggtttgtttgcAGACCCCCACGAGTCGTACCCCCACCTATTTCCCACGGGCTCTCTCTTCCAGCGCTTCCCTTACCTCCTACCGAATCTTATTTGTGCtgcgcttcttcttgtcagcATCATGATGGGCTACTTCTTGCTGGAGGAGACACATCCCGACATGCAGCCGcgcatctccctccccgaccacACGTTCCTCTCCGAGAATACCCCCCTGATCGAGACGTCAGACGCCATCAAGCGCCCGGCCGTTGACATGCGAGACGAAAACTATGGCACCATGCGGGATCGAGATATCAAGGAGCCAAAAGACATCGAGAAGCAACACACCAATATATTCTCCAAGAGAATTATGGCTGTCGTCGTCTCCCTCTCTATCTTCACCTACCATTCCATGACCTACGATCACCTTATGCCCATCTTCTTCGAGGACGACCGAGTTCCTATTCACGCCTTGTTTGGCAAGGTCAACCCGCTCTACTCCCCCGGCGGCCTGGGCCTCTCACTCCAGGCTGTCGGCATGATTCTTGCCGTTCAAGGCATCATCGCGTTGGTCGTTCAAGCCGTCATCTTTCCACCACTGGCCGAGCGGATAGGTGTGCATAGGCTCTTCATCATTGTGACGGTTCTCCACCCGATCGCATACATGATTGTTCCCGGCCTTCTTTACGTCCCCGATCAGCTCCTCTACCCAGCCATTTACTTCTGCCTCGGAGTCCGGAACTTCTTGTCGATTATTCTGTACCCCTTACTTCTTATCTTAATCAAGGAGGCCACACCCAGCCCGTCAGTGCTGGGCAAGGTCAACGGTCTTGCGGCAAGTGCTGGTGCCGCCTGCCGCATGATTGCACCACCCGTTGCCGGCTATCTTTATGCCATGGGGAAGAGGGTAGATTGCACAGCGCTTGCCTGGTGGGGGAGTGCCCTTGTGGCTGTTTTTGGAGCGGTGCAGTGCTTCTCTGTAAAGAGATATCCAGCCCGGAAtactgaggaggaggaacggTTTGAACCCTAG
- a CDS encoding hypothetical protein (EggNog:ENOG503P7X7), with amino-acid sequence MSHIYYQPPDEAIQEDYGSDEGPANHGEGKDWDETELELCGAIHITSPCDLTGEVHPILSNWIPAPSTPSDDGPSDEVLIPELHQPLLLASRILEREALPWFSDFFIEDIFSPSYAGYLRPFVENDRQKDQDKTPLVIVRHHKARWATPAMRQYWCQLAAEKLRSEELTSRVRWSLDDSIVHTKRAYGYTPRYPHTPGEKHKIDLPDLIIEYDKLAKLRGEKGRTLTVLLMRPFARRLYDLRVMGGRGREEYCRTAFMAAVTMLHELAHVIYWQDFRAMNRRLYEPFYGGDLEMELGDSLIASIFGGWTPVLVNWTPGWHFNPTFQDGIAWCQCLNWDYHTKRPRYRAHYSIRVD; translated from the exons ATGTCACATATATACTACCAACCGCCTGATGAGGCCATTCAAGAAGATTATGGCTCCGACGAGGGGCCAGCTAACCACGGCGAAGGCAAAGACTGGGACGAAACCGAGTTGGAACTGTGCGGTGCCATTC ACATCACCTCCCCGTGTGACCTCACTGGCGAagtccaccccatcctcagCAACTGGATCccagcaccatcaacacccagcGACGATGGCCCCTCCGATGAGGTCCTCATCCCGGaactccaccaacccctgctACTCGCCAGCCGCATCCTCGAGCGTGAGGCCTTGCCCTGGTTCTCAGACTTCTTCATAGAGGATATATTCTCCCCTTCCTACGCCGGTTATCTGCGCCCCTTTGTCGAAAACGACCGGCAAAAGGACCAAGACAAAACCCCCTTGGTGATTGTCCGCCATCACAAAGCCCGTTGGGCCACACCTGCAATGCGCCAGTACTGGTGTCAGCTTGCTGCCGAGAAGCTTCGGAGTGAGGAGCTCACCAGCCGGGTTAGATGGAGTTTAGATGACAGTATTGTACACACCAAACGGGCGTATGGATATACACCCCGGTATCCTCACACTCCGGGGGAAAAGCACAAGATCGACTTGCCTGACTTGATCATTGAGTATGACAAGCTAGCCAAGTTgaggggggaaaaggggagaaCTCTGACGGTGCTGCTCATGAGGCCGTTCGCGAGGAGGTTGTATGACctgagggtgatggggggacGAGGTCGGGAGGAATACTGCAGGACGGCGTTTATGGCTGCTGTTACCATGCTTCATGA ACTTGCCCATGTCATTTACTGGCAGGACTTCCGGGCTATGAACAGACGGTTATACGAGCCGTTCTACGGGGGGGATCTAGAAATGGAACTGGGCGACAGTTTGATCGCGTCAATTTTTGGAGGTTGGACGCCGGTGTTAGTCAACTGGACTCCTGGGTGGCATTTCAACCCAACATTTCAAGACGGTATCGCATGGTGCCAGTGCTTGAACTGGGACTATCATACGAAGAGGCCGCGGTACAGGGCTCATTACTCCATACGCGTGGACTAG
- a CDS encoding hypothetical protein (EggNog:ENOG503NW73; COG:G) — MADSINLVAIHDSLIAIARQAGEIMRNATGKELETDEKMNAVDVVTETDKRIEDLVNSILTKEYPTFSFVGEESYVKGVTKVTDAPTFICDPIDGTQNFIHGFPLACISLGFTLGRKPQVGVVYNPFSDVLFSAIKGQGAFMVDNFSLAPGQGQGKPQQLPLRPGRKLGSLETALVGIEFGSQRDGHNFDLKLEVYKELTASKATGGAMAGAVRSMGSAALNICYTAAGVMDVYWEGGCYAWDVAAGWCILEEAGGRMAGGNPGVWDPAVDDRKYIAVRQGGEEEQKKIVEEFWALMKGKEMEYEH, encoded by the exons ATGGCAGACAGCATCAACCTCGTCGCCATCCATGACTccctcatcgccatcgcccGCCAGGCAGGCGAGATCATGCGCAATGCCACCGGCAAGGAACTCGAGACAGACGAGAAGATGAACG CCGTCGACGTAGTCACGGAAACAGACAAGCGCATCGAGGACCTCGTCAACTCGATCCTCACAAAGGAATACCCCACCTTCTCCTTCGTCGGCGAGGAGTCCTACGTCAAGGGGGTAACCAAGGTCACCGACGCGCCCACCTTCATCTGCGACCCGATCGACGGGACCCAAAACTTCATCCACGGTTTCCCGCTTGCTTGCATCTCGCTGGGGTTCACCCTGGGCAGGAAGCCCCAGGTGGGCGTGGTGTACAACCCCTTCTCTGATGTCTTGTTCTCTGCGATCAAGGGACAGGGTGCGTTCATGGTGGACAACTTTTCCTTGGCACCTGGTCAGGGGCAGGGGAAGCCGCAGCAATTGCCGTTGAGGCCTGGGAGGAAGCTGGGGAGTTTGGAGACGGCGTTGGTGGGGATCGAGTTCGGGAGTCAGAGGGACGGGCATAACTTTGACTTGAAGCTGGAGGTGTACAAGGAGCTGACGGCTTCCAAGGCGACGGGCGGTGCGATGGCTGGTGCGGTGAGGAGTATGGGGAGCGCGGCGCTGAATATTTGCTATacggcggcgggggtgatggatgtttactgggaaggggggtgttaTGCTTGGGATGTGGCGGCTGGGTGGTGTATTCTTGAGGAAGCGGGCGGTAGGATGGCGGGCGGGAACCCGGGGGTGTGGGATCCGGCGGTGGATGACAGGAAGTATATTGCTGTTAGGcaaggtggggaggaggagcagaagaagattgTGGAGGAGTTTTGGGCGCTGATGAAGGGCAAGGAGATGGAGTACGAGCATTAG